GCACCTTGGGGATAAAACCGCGCTGCAGACACTTGCTGATGCCTTTATTCATGAAGGTGTTACCCCGTTAGTCGTCACCGGCTACGCCAGAGAAAAGGTTGACCAGGAATGCCAGCGTCTCAAGTTACGCACTATTCATAATGCAAACTTTGATGACGGAATGTTTTCCTCTGTTCAAACTGGCTGCAATGCTCTTCCTGATGATGCAGATGTATTTTTTATTACTCCGGTGGATATTCCACTTATCCGCACTCGAACTATTGCTATGCTGCTTGATAGCGCCACACAAACGGATGTTGATGTGATCCATCCTATTCTGGATGACAGTTCATTATTGGCGCTTCCGGATTTTCTTTACGCAACAGAAGCTAAACGAGGACACCCCCCATGTATGCGGGCATCCCTCAAGCAAGCAATTCTGCAATACAGTGGTGAGGGCGGACTAGCGAATGCGTTAGACCAGCATGTTGGTTCCACCCAGTACATCCCTGTTATAGACAGTGGAATGCTGCTGGATATGGATACCCCTGCGGATTACGAAAATCTGTGTGCCATGCAAAAGCTCTACACCGTACCCACCATGCAGGAATGTTACGCCATCTGGAATACTGTTTCGCTGCCCACACACATCAGGAAACATTCAATGTCAGTCGCTGATGTCGCCCACATTATGCTGAAAAAACTTCCCGCTATTTCCCCTCTTTTTAAACAGACAGTTATCGCCGGTGCTATGTTGCACGATATTGCGAAGGGTATGCCGCAACATGCTGCAGTCGGTGCCAAGCAAGTCACCGAATTCGGCTTTCCGGCACTTGCGCAATGCATTGCAGACCACTCACATCTTATACCCGCAAAAGGCGCTGTCACAGAATCAGAGATCATTTTTTTAGCGGATAAGTTTGTAGAAGGCACAAACAAGTGCACTTTAGACAGAAGGTATAAAGAGAAAATGGCATGTTATG
This Halodesulfovibrio sp. MK-HDV DNA region includes the following protein-coding sequences:
- a CDS encoding DVU_1551 family NTP transferase — encoded protein: MLNAYAIILAAGYGSRMKQCKPTLHLGDKTALQTLADAFIHEGVTPLVVTGYAREKVDQECQRLKLRTIHNANFDDGMFSSVQTGCNALPDDADVFFITPVDIPLIRTRTIAMLLDSATQTDVDVIHPILDDSSLLALPDFLYATEAKRGHPPCMRASLKQAILQYSGEGGLANALDQHVGSTQYIPVIDSGMLLDMDTPADYENLCAMQKLYTVPTMQECYAIWNTVSLPTHIRKHSMSVADVAHIMLKKLPAISPLFKQTVIAGAMLHDIAKGMPQHAAVGAKQVTEFGFPALAQCIADHSHLIPAKGAVTESEIIFLADKFVEGTNKCTLDRRYKEKMACYAESPEVVAAIQQKLQEAQAVLDKVNLAAKVDFNTLLTANGTT